In Thermus islandicus DSM 21543, a genomic segment contains:
- a CDS encoding branched-chain amino acid ABC transporter permease → MRRNLLLLFPFLFALLPLLHLGVWRAFLLDAGLFVLLYTALALSWDLVARTGQLSLAHGAFFGLGAYGAGLLVSHLGTLPSLVLGSLLAGLGALALGSVTLRLHGLYFAIASLAFSEVLRTLALKLPFTGGPIGLPVPPPFGGASPLAAYYLALAVFLLAVALSLWAERSPFRLAQAACRQSEAVARVLGVEVVRVKLLSLLLGSLVAGLSGGVYAMKALFLNPYEAFNLGRAVEALVIPIFGGLYTTLGPLLGGVVLVGLEQALRLWIREGYLVVYGGLLVLAILFLPRGLLGLLGGRRG, encoded by the coding sequence ATGAGGCGGAACCTGCTCCTCCTCTTCCCTTTCCTCTTCGCCCTCCTCCCCCTCCTCCACTTGGGGGTCTGGCGGGCCTTCCTCCTGGATGCAGGGCTCTTCGTCCTCCTCTACACCGCCCTCGCCCTCTCCTGGGACCTGGTCGCCCGCACCGGGCAGCTCTCCCTGGCCCACGGGGCCTTTTTCGGGCTCGGGGCCTACGGGGCCGGGCTCTTGGTCTCCCACCTGGGCACCCTCCCCAGCCTGGTCCTGGGGAGCCTCCTCGCCGGGCTCGGGGCCCTGGCCCTGGGCTCCGTGACCTTGAGGCTCCACGGCCTCTACTTCGCCATCGCCAGCCTTGCCTTCAGCGAGGTGCTCCGCACCCTGGCCCTGAAGCTCCCCTTCACCGGGGGGCCTATCGGCCTCCCCGTGCCCCCGCCCTTCGGGGGAGCCTCCCCCTTGGCGGCCTACTACCTGGCCCTGGCCGTCTTCCTCCTCGCCGTGGCCTTGAGCCTCTGGGCCGAGCGGAGCCCCTTCCGCCTGGCCCAGGCCGCCTGCCGCCAATCGGAGGCCGTGGCCCGGGTGCTGGGCGTGGAGGTGGTGCGGGTGAAGCTCCTCTCCCTCCTCTTGGGGAGCCTGGTGGCGGGGCTTTCCGGAGGGGTCTACGCCATGAAGGCCCTCTTCCTCAACCCCTACGAGGCCTTCAACCTGGGGCGGGCGGTGGAGGCCTTGGTCATCCCCATCTTCGGCGGGCTCTACACCACCCTGGGGCCCCTCCTGGGCGGGGTGGTGCTGGTGGGGCTGGAGCAGGCCCTAAGGCTCTGGATCCGCGAGGGCTACCTGGTGGTCTACGGGGGGCTTCTCGTCCTCGCCATCCTCTTCCTGCCGCGGGGGCTTCTCGGCCTTCTGGGAGGTCGGCGTGGGTAG
- a CDS encoding branched-chain amino acid ABC transporter permease — translation MELLLQTLLNGVLMAGVYALVATGLALSLGVVGIVNFAHGEFLMVGAFLSYLLFASRGVDPLLSLGLAFLAAFLVGGLTYYGLIRPVLKAPELNQMLLTFGLSILLQNLALLLFGADTRVVAPPYQGAAFHLGPFFVGAVPLGAFLLSLALLLALHAFLTRAPLGLAMRAVAQNRLAPGLLGIEAEGVYLLAFGLSAALAGVAGVMLSVMLYASPTVGFLFNLKAFAVVALAGLGNLKGVIPAALALALAEALVSTYVPGGGGLVEAVFFLVLFLALTLRAWRQA, via the coding sequence ATGGAACTCCTGCTGCAAACCCTCCTCAACGGGGTCCTCATGGCCGGGGTCTACGCCCTGGTGGCCACGGGACTGGCCCTCTCCCTGGGGGTGGTGGGCATCGTGAACTTCGCCCACGGGGAGTTCCTCATGGTGGGGGCCTTCCTCTCCTACCTCCTCTTCGCCTCCCGGGGGGTGGACCCCCTCCTTTCCCTTGGCCTCGCTTTCCTGGCCGCCTTCCTGGTGGGGGGCCTCACCTACTACGGCCTCATCCGGCCCGTCCTCAAAGCCCCGGAGCTCAACCAGATGCTCCTCACCTTCGGGCTTTCCATCCTCCTGCAGAACCTGGCCCTTCTCCTCTTCGGGGCGGACACCCGGGTGGTGGCCCCCCCCTACCAGGGGGCGGCCTTTCACCTGGGGCCCTTCTTCGTGGGGGCGGTGCCCCTGGGGGCCTTCCTCCTCTCCCTGGCCCTCCTCCTCGCCCTCCACGCCTTCCTCACCCGGGCCCCCCTGGGGCTGGCCATGCGGGCCGTGGCCCAGAACCGCCTCGCCCCGGGCCTCCTGGGCATTGAGGCCGAGGGGGTCTACCTCCTGGCCTTCGGCCTCTCGGCCGCCTTGGCCGGGGTGGCGGGGGTGATGCTCTCGGTGATGCTCTACGCCAGCCCCACGGTGGGCTTCCTCTTCAACCTGAAGGCCTTCGCCGTGGTGGCCCTGGCGGGGCTCGGGAACCTGAAGGGGGTGATCCCGGCCGCCCTGGCCCTGGCCCTAGCCGAGGCCCTGGTGAGCACCTACGTGCCCGGGGGCGGGGGACTGGTGGAGGCGGTCTTTTTCCTGGTCCTCTTCCTGGCCCTCACCCTACGGGCCTGGAGGCAAGCATGA
- a CDS encoding ABC transporter substrate-binding protein, whose amino-acid sequence MKKLLAGLVLLAGMAWAQTQVKVGVLLPLSGASSVAGKAALNGIQLAVDEANRGGKVRLELAVADDGTDPAKAVPALTKLLTVDRVDIVIGGLASGVTFALSGPVKQYGPLFLCVGAASSVVEQAFEGYPLFFHYHPWDYHNVAAALQFFQYLNREHGAKKVAILYEDGPFGSAGIKVYQEQLKKLGYEVQAEPYKTGSGQFTPILTRFRAFAPDILYWIGYDVDALPIAAQTRQVGLRPKLIYGAPPSWPLGFEKNPLSEDVVGMTAWLPSLRNAESRRFLEAYRKEYGEVTEEYFAPMGYVVAKSLALALERAGSADKAKVAEALAGLRMNTPFGPLAFEPSDTGKTRYQGFGPEIWFQFQYLEGVRRPVFPKEKASRPLRYPGSYYLR is encoded by the coding sequence ATGAAGAAGCTTTTAGCGGGTTTGGTTCTCTTAGCGGGCATGGCCTGGGCCCAGACCCAGGTCAAGGTGGGGGTCCTCCTGCCCCTCTCGGGAGCCTCCAGCGTGGCGGGCAAAGCGGCCTTGAACGGCATCCAGCTCGCCGTGGACGAGGCCAACCGCGGGGGCAAGGTGCGGCTGGAGCTCGCTGTGGCCGACGACGGCACGGATCCGGCCAAGGCCGTCCCCGCCCTCACCAAGCTCCTCACCGTGGATCGGGTGGACATCGTCATCGGGGGGCTGGCGAGCGGGGTGACCTTCGCCCTCTCCGGCCCCGTAAAGCAGTACGGCCCCCTCTTCCTCTGCGTGGGGGCGGCGAGCTCCGTGGTGGAGCAGGCCTTTGAGGGCTACCCCCTCTTCTTCCACTACCACCCCTGGGACTACCACAACGTGGCCGCGGCCCTCCAGTTCTTCCAGTACTTGAACCGGGAGCACGGGGCCAAGAAGGTGGCCATCCTCTACGAGGACGGCCCCTTCGGCTCGGCGGGGATCAAGGTCTACCAGGAGCAGCTCAAAAAGCTGGGGTACGAGGTCCAGGCCGAACCCTACAAGACGGGGAGCGGCCAGTTCACCCCCATCCTCACCCGCTTCCGGGCCTTCGCCCCGGACATCCTCTACTGGATCGGCTACGATGTGGACGCCCTCCCCATCGCCGCGCAGACCCGGCAGGTGGGCCTTAGGCCTAAGCTCATCTACGGGGCCCCGCCCTCCTGGCCCCTGGGCTTTGAGAAGAACCCCCTCTCCGAGGACGTGGTGGGGATGACGGCCTGGCTGCCGAGCCTCAGGAATGCCGAGTCCCGGCGGTTCCTCGAGGCCTACCGGAAGGAGTACGGGGAGGTCACGGAGGAGTACTTCGCCCCCATGGGCTACGTGGTGGCCAAGAGCCTGGCCCTGGCCCTGGAGCGGGCGGGAAGCGCCGACAAGGCGAAGGTGGCCGAGGCCCTGGCCGGCCTCCGGATGAACACCCCCTTCGGTCCCCTGGCCTTTGAGCCCTCGGACACGGGGAAGACCCGCTACCAGGGCTTCGGCCCGGAGATCTGGTTCCAGTTCCAGTACCTCGAGGGGGTCCGCCGCCCCGTCTTCCCCAAGGAAAAGGCCTCGAGGCCCCTCCGCTACCCGGGGAGCTACTACCTGCGCTGA
- a CDS encoding MaoC family dehydratase: MRFQVGDRASYTQTLSEAHVALFVGAVGDTNPLHVDEAYAKQSRFGQRIAQGILVAGLISTVIGTRLPGVGAIYLSQTLRFLKPTYLGDTVTATAIVKAVRERAKGGYVLTLETFCENQRGERVIEGEAVVLCEEPEGEVP, encoded by the coding sequence ATGAGGTTCCAGGTAGGCGACCGGGCGAGCTACACCCAGACCCTCTCCGAGGCCCACGTGGCCCTCTTCGTGGGGGCGGTGGGGGACACCAACCCCCTCCACGTGGACGAGGCCTACGCCAAGCAGAGCCGCTTCGGCCAGCGCATCGCCCAGGGGATCCTGGTGGCGGGGCTCATCTCCACGGTGATCGGCACCCGGCTCCCCGGGGTGGGGGCCATCTACCTCTCCCAGACCCTCCGCTTTCTCAAGCCCACCTACCTGGGGGACACGGTCACCGCCACCGCCATTGTGAAGGCGGTGCGGGAGCGGGCAAAGGGGGGCTACGTTCTAACCTTGGAAACCTTCTGCGAGAACCAGCGGGGGGAGCGGGTGATTGAAGGCGAGGCGGTGGTTCTGTGCGAGGAACCCGAGGGCGAGGTGCCCTAG
- a CDS encoding alpha/beta fold hydrolase produces MLSYLEAGKGTPVVLIHGNFACKEWWRGLLEDPPQGARLLAPDLPGFGESPAPEGFTPSIPGYALALRAFLEEVGAEEAVLVGHSLGGAVAMEAAGERTRGLVLLNSAPPSGLLTPEAYYPVLESYRQDRKALEVALEAMAPTFRPPWFGELVDCAQRMHPAHYQGNARALSLWRAGRAYGGPVLVLYGTLDPLISRAMAEETAAFFPRGRLLVLEGVGHSLNLEDPPRLRAILEAFLKEVEA; encoded by the coding sequence ATGCTTAGCTACCTGGAGGCTGGTAAGGGAACCCCCGTGGTCCTCATCCACGGCAACTTCGCCTGCAAGGAGTGGTGGCGGGGCCTCCTCGAGGACCCCCCGCAAGGCGCCCGGCTCCTCGCCCCCGACCTCCCGGGCTTTGGGGAAAGCCCCGCCCCCGAGGGCTTCACCCCCTCCATTCCCGGCTACGCCCTGGCCCTCCGGGCCTTCCTGGAGGAGGTGGGGGCGGAGGAAGCGGTCCTCGTGGGCCACTCCCTGGGCGGGGCGGTGGCCATGGAGGCGGCGGGGGAGAGGACGAGGGGGCTTGTCCTCCTCAACTCCGCCCCCCCTTCGGGCCTTCTTACCCCGGAGGCCTACTACCCCGTCCTGGAGTCCTACCGGCAGGACCGGAAGGCCCTGGAGGTGGCCCTAGAGGCCATGGCCCCCACCTTTAGGCCCCCCTGGTTCGGCGAGCTGGTGGACTGCGCCCAGAGGATGCACCCCGCCCACTACCAGGGGAACGCCCGAGCCCTCTCCCTTTGGCGGGCGGGCCGGGCCTACGGGGGGCCGGTCCTGGTCCTCTACGGTACCTTGGACCCCCTGATCTCCCGGGCCATGGCCGAGGAGACGGCGGCTTTCTTCCCCCGGGGGAGGCTTCTCGTCCTGGAGGGGGTGGGCCACTCCCTGAACCTCGAGGACCCCCCCCGGCTCCGGGCCATCCTGGAGGCGTTCCTGAAGGAGGTGGAGGCATGA
- a CDS encoding alpha/beta fold hydrolase produces MVRLRYEVVGEGPPVVLLNGIFQRLESWDPVLPHLTGFALLRYDMRGQGGSEAPEGAYTPETHAEDLRGLLDRLGWKEAVLVGLSNGGIVAMTLALRAPERVRALVLACTTPYLDVALRAKVESWLHALRAGGGGLRLRVALPWVYGTRFLNAHPELLAEEGLRALLVQAPGERAQESLLLGFLTLEDLRPGLRALGLPALVLYGEEDLLFPQPYALALAQALGARLLALPTGHAAPLEDPLAFARAVRAFLEEVYA; encoded by the coding sequence ATGGTGCGGCTTAGGTACGAGGTCGTGGGGGAAGGCCCCCCGGTGGTCCTCCTGAACGGGATCTTTCAGCGCCTGGAGAGCTGGGACCCGGTCCTTCCCCACCTCACGGGCTTCGCCCTCCTCCGCTACGATATGCGGGGCCAAGGGGGGAGTGAGGCGCCCGAAGGGGCCTACACGCCCGAGACCCACGCGGAAGACCTCCGCGGCCTCCTGGACCGGCTGGGCTGGAAGGAGGCCGTTTTGGTGGGGCTTTCCAACGGGGGCATCGTGGCCATGACCCTGGCCCTTCGTGCCCCGGAGCGGGTCCGGGCCCTGGTCCTCGCCTGCACCACCCCTTACCTGGACGTCGCCCTCCGGGCCAAGGTGGAAAGCTGGCTCCACGCCCTCCGGGCCGGCGGGGGGGGCCTTCGGCTCCGGGTGGCCCTCCCCTGGGTCTACGGGACCCGCTTCCTGAACGCCCACCCGGAGCTTCTGGCGGAGGAAGGCCTTCGGGCCCTCCTGGTTCAGGCCCCGGGGGAAAGGGCCCAGGAGAGCCTCCTCCTGGGCTTCCTCACCCTGGAGGACCTGAGGCCGGGGCTCAGGGCCTTGGGCCTCCCGGCCTTGGTCCTCTACGGGGAGGAGGACCTCCTCTTCCCCCAGCCCTACGCCCTGGCCCTGGCCCAGGCCCTGGGGGCGAGGCTTTTGGCCCTTCCCACCGGGCACGCCGCCCCCCTCGAGGACCCCCTGGCCTTCGCCCGCGCGGTCCGCGCCTTCCTGGAGGAGGTGTATGCTTAG
- a CDS encoding class I adenylate-forming enzyme family protein translates to MLEPNRLAWLAAHHPEREAVFFRERWLTYGELYGRARRAAGLLRALGVGRGDRVGLLAQNHLAYLDLLFAGPLLGHVLTPFNHRLSLPELRSLHAYTEPRILLYGEGFRETALALDPKALPLEALEEGEEVREEARVGPEDPALLLFTGGTTGLPKGALIPYRQLWVNALETAAAWGLSREDRYILATPMFHAALNALATPLLYLGGRVVLMERFRAEEYLELVRRFRPTLLFLVPTMFQMLLEAEAWEGVDLSPVRFAISGGAPCPAPVREAFRRKGVRFKQGYGLTECGVNCFAFELEEAEAYPESVGRPMPHLKARLVREDGKEAGVGEAGELWLSGSAVMKGYFRRPEENEKVFAWDGERLWLKTGDLAYRDEGGRFYIVGRRKEMFISGGENVYPVEVERALYDHPAVKEAAVVGVPDPRWGEVGVAFVALRPGARLEAEALKAFLRERLAGYKVPKGFLFLEELPKTGPGKVNKEALKRLWEEGHGAA, encoded by the coding sequence ATGCTTGAGCCCAACCGGCTCGCCTGGCTTGCCGCCCACCACCCCGAGCGGGAGGCGGTCTTCTTCCGGGAGCGGTGGCTCACCTACGGGGAGCTCTACGGGCGGGCCCGGCGGGCGGCGGGCCTCCTGCGGGCCCTGGGGGTGGGCAGGGGAGACCGGGTGGGCCTCCTCGCCCAGAACCACCTGGCCTACCTGGACCTCCTCTTCGCCGGGCCCCTTTTAGGCCACGTCCTCACCCCCTTCAACCACCGCTTGAGCCTCCCCGAACTTCGCTCCCTCCACGCCTACACGGAGCCCAGGATCCTCCTCTACGGGGAGGGCTTCCGGGAGACCGCCCTGGCCCTGGACCCCAAGGCCCTCCCCCTCGAGGCCCTGGAGGAAGGGGAGGAGGTTCGGGAGGAGGCCCGCGTGGGCCCCGAGGACCCCGCCCTCCTCCTCTTCACCGGGGGGACCACGGGCCTGCCCAAGGGGGCCCTGATCCCCTACCGGCAGCTTTGGGTGAACGCCCTGGAGACCGCCGCCGCCTGGGGGCTTTCCCGGGAGGACCGCTACATCCTGGCCACCCCCATGTTCCACGCCGCCCTGAACGCCCTGGCCACCCCCCTCCTCTACCTGGGGGGGCGGGTGGTCCTCATGGAGCGGTTCCGCGCCGAGGAGTACCTGGAGCTGGTCCGCCGCTTCCGGCCCACCCTCCTCTTCCTCGTGCCCACCATGTTCCAGATGCTCCTGGAGGCCGAGGCCTGGGAGGGGGTGGACCTCTCCCCGGTCCGCTTCGCTATCTCCGGAGGGGCCCCCTGCCCGGCCCCCGTGCGCGAGGCCTTCCGGAGGAAGGGGGTGCGCTTCAAGCAGGGCTACGGCCTCACCGAGTGCGGGGTGAACTGCTTCGCCTTTGAGCTGGAGGAGGCCGAGGCCTACCCGGAGAGCGTGGGCCGCCCCATGCCCCACCTCAAGGCCCGCCTGGTGCGGGAGGACGGGAAGGAGGCGGGGGTGGGGGAGGCGGGGGAGCTATGGCTTTCGGGAAGCGCGGTGATGAAGGGCTACTTCCGCCGTCCGGAGGAGAACGAGAAGGTCTTCGCCTGGGACGGGGAGAGGCTCTGGCTCAAGACCGGGGACCTGGCCTACCGGGACGAGGGGGGGAGGTTCTACATCGTGGGCCGGAGGAAGGAGATGTTCATCTCCGGCGGGGAGAACGTCTACCCGGTGGAGGTGGAGCGGGCCCTCTACGACCACCCGGCGGTGAAGGAGGCGGCGGTGGTGGGGGTCCCCGACCCCAGGTGGGGGGAGGTGGGGGTGGCCTTCGTGGCCCTGAGGCCTGGGGCGCGCCTCGAGGCCGAGGCCCTGAAGGCCTTCCTCAGGGAGCGCCTCGCCGGGTACAAGGTGCCCAAGGGCTTCCTCTTCCTGGAGGAACTCCCCAAAACCGGTCCGGGAAAGGTCAACAAGGAAGCCCTGAAGCGGCTTTGGGAGGAGGGGCATGGTGCGGCTTAG
- a CDS encoding 3-oxoacyl-ACP synthase: MYLRSLGVYLPKGRMGAEEVAALSGLPAEVVREKLGLRAKPVPGPEDHPAEMAAWAAEEALKLAGFPAEKLDWILSMVEEHKDYPVWATAPYLAKRVGARGARGLDLNQKCATFLGALEVARGLFATRKEVGAVLVAGGYRNGDLVDYRDPHTRFLYDLAAGGAAALLTREGPGLKLLGLAHRMDPELALAVKVPVGGTRAPLTPGNLGEFRLQVEDPEGMKARLDATSIPTFLAVIREALEEAGYGETDLDYLALLHMKRSAHQKVLQGLGLAEGQSIYLEDYGHLGQLDPILSLKLAWREGRLKEGSLVALAAAGVGYFYGAAVLRLEGGLYA, encoded by the coding sequence ATGTACCTGCGAAGCCTTGGGGTTTACCTGCCGAAAGGGCGCATGGGGGCGGAGGAGGTGGCGGCCCTCTCGGGCCTTCCCGCCGAGGTGGTGCGGGAGAAGCTCGGCCTGAGGGCGAAGCCTGTCCCCGGGCCCGAAGACCACCCGGCGGAGATGGCCGCCTGGGCCGCGGAGGAGGCCCTGAAGCTGGCGGGCTTCCCCGCGGAGAAACTGGACTGGATCCTTTCCATGGTGGAGGAGCACAAGGACTACCCCGTCTGGGCCACGGCTCCCTACCTGGCCAAGCGGGTGGGGGCCCGGGGGGCGCGGGGCCTGGACCTCAACCAGAAGTGCGCCACCTTCCTGGGGGCTTTGGAGGTGGCCCGCGGCCTCTTCGCCACCCGGAAGGAGGTGGGGGCGGTCCTGGTGGCCGGAGGGTACCGCAACGGGGACCTGGTGGACTACCGGGACCCCCACACCCGCTTCCTCTACGACCTGGCCGCAGGTGGGGCCGCCGCCCTCCTCACCCGGGAGGGGCCGGGACTGAAGCTTTTGGGCCTCGCCCACCGCATGGACCCCGAGCTGGCCCTGGCGGTGAAGGTGCCCGTGGGGGGAACCCGGGCTCCCCTCACCCCGGGTAACCTGGGGGAGTTCCGCCTCCAAGTGGAGGACCCCGAGGGGATGAAGGCCAGGCTGGACGCCACCTCCATCCCCACCTTCCTGGCGGTGATCCGCGAGGCCCTGGAGGAGGCGGGGTACGGGGAGACGGACCTGGACTACCTGGCCCTCCTCCACATGAAGCGCTCCGCCCACCAAAAGGTCCTCCAGGGCCTAGGCCTCGCCGAGGGGCAGTCCATCTACCTCGAGGACTACGGCCACCTGGGCCAGCTGGACCCCATCCTCTCCCTAAAGCTGGCCTGGCGGGAGGGAAGGCTGAAGGAGGGGAGCCTCGTGGCCCTGGCGGCGGCGGGGGTGGGGTACTTCTACGGGGCCGCGGTCCTCAGGCTGGAAGGGGGGCTTTATGCTTGA